The following are encoded together in the Lactuca sativa cultivar Salinas chromosome 1, Lsat_Salinas_v11, whole genome shotgun sequence genome:
- the LOC111891269 gene encoding protein NRT1/ PTR FAMILY 1.2 isoform X2 yields the protein MPNMIFYLMEVYHMEAVTGTSILSIWSALSNGLSIFGAFIADSYLGRFRVIALGSLSTLVGMIFLWLTSIFPQLRPSSCDELNTICNPATPTQLALLFSSFGLLSIGCGCIRPCSMAFGADQLTNHPTQNNQRLIDSYFNWYYASAAMSMVVSFTLLIYIQDEYGWQVGFAVPVLLMVCSALMFMLGSSLYVKVKVGESPFSGFIQVLVVAFKNRKVNLSRDDCYNHSHGMDRVELTENLRFLNKACIIKDSNTDPWNLSTVEKVESLKSLIRIAPIWSSGILLFTTSSQSYPTLQAKTMNRNIISGIEIPAASFVLFLVLTLTIWIAFYDRILVPILTKHTLQPRGLHPKTRMGIGLVISFVAMVVSGIVETIRRHMARSGNDMSAMWLVPQYSLLGLAEAFNAIGQLEFYYSELPKSMSSIAVALFMVSNAFSGLFGSFLINVVDSVTREGGNVSWLSSDINEGHVDYYYWLLGFLSLLNFFYFLVCCRLHRIFSLST from the exons ATGCCAAACATGATATTCTATCTGATGGAAGTTTATCACATGGAAGCTGTAACTGGAACAAGCATACTCTCGATCTGGTCAGCACTTTCAAATGGTCTCTCCATTTTTGGAGCTTTCATTGctgattcttacttgggtcggtTTCGGGTCATTGCTCTCGGGTCTCTCTCCACCCTCGTT gggatgatttttctatggctgACATCCATATTCCCACAGTTAAGACCTTCATCTTGCGATGAACTCAACACCATTTGCAACCCTGCAACACCAACCCAACTCGCTTTACTCTTTTCATCTTTTGGTCTACTCTCGATTGGATGTGGTTGCATCAGACCATGCTCCATGGCCTTTGGTGCAGACCAACTCACCAATCATCCAACCCAAAACAACCAAAGGCTCATTGACAGCTACTTTAACTGGTACTATGCTTCTGCAGCAATGTCAATGGTTGTATCTTTTACACTATTGATTTACATTCAAGATGAGTATGGGTGGCAGGTTGGATTTGCAGTTCCTGTGTTGCTCATGGTTTGTTCTGCTCTCATGTTCATGCTTGGATCATCTCTTTATGTGAAAGTTAAAGTTGGTGAGAGCCCGTTTTCAGGTTTCATTCAAGTTCTAGTTGTTGCTTTCAAGAACCGGAAAGTGAATCTTAGTCGTGATGACTGCTATAATCATAGCCATGGAATGGATCGAGTTGAGCTAACAGAGAACTTAAGGTTTCTCAACAAAGCTTGCATTATTAAAGATTCAAACACAGATCCATGGAATCTCTCCACAGTCGAAAAGGTGGAATCCCTCAAATCCCTAATTCGTATAGCACCAATTTGGTCTTCAGGAATTCTACTATTCACCACAAGTTCACAAAGCTACCCAACACTCCAAGCAAAAACAATGAATCGAAACATCATCTCAGGAATTGAAATCCCAGCTGCATCATTCGTCTTATTCCTGGTCTTAACACTCACGATATGGATCGCCTTTTACGATCGTATCTTAGTCCCGATTCTAACCAAACACACACTTCAACCGCGTGGGCTCCACCCGAAAACCCGAATGGGAATTGGGCTAGTAATCTCATTCGTGGCTATGGTGGTGTCCGGAATCGTGGAAACCATAAGGCGCCACATGGCAAGGTCGGGTAATGACATGTCAGCGATGTGGTTGGTCCCACAGTATTCTTTGCTAGGATTAGCCGAGGCTTTTAATGCAATAGGGCAGTTGGAGTTTTATTACTCTGAGCTTCCGAAAAGTATGTCAAGTATTGCAGTGGCGCTCTTCATGGTGAGCAATGCGTTCTCGGGGCTTTTTGGAAGCTTTTTGATCAATGTTGTTGACTCTGTAACACGTGAAGGTGGTAATGTAAGTTGGTTATCGAGTGATATTAATG
- the LOC111891269 gene encoding protein NRT1/ PTR FAMILY 1.2 isoform X1 — protein MEGKSNQDKSSIDKELQTKLLLHSDHDDKGGMRTMPFIIVNEAFERVASDGLMPNMIFYLMEVYHMEAVTGTSILSIWSALSNGLSIFGAFIADSYLGRFRVIALGSLSTLVGMIFLWLTSIFPQLRPSSCDELNTICNPATPTQLALLFSSFGLLSIGCGCIRPCSMAFGADQLTNHPTQNNQRLIDSYFNWYYASAAMSMVVSFTLLIYIQDEYGWQVGFAVPVLLMVCSALMFMLGSSLYVKVKVGESPFSGFIQVLVVAFKNRKVNLSRDDCYNHSHGMDRVELTENLRFLNKACIIKDSNTDPWNLSTVEKVESLKSLIRIAPIWSSGILLFTTSSQSYPTLQAKTMNRNIISGIEIPAASFVLFLVLTLTIWIAFYDRILVPILTKHTLQPRGLHPKTRMGIGLVISFVAMVVSGIVETIRRHMARSGNDMSAMWLVPQYSLLGLAEAFNAIGQLEFYYSELPKSMSSIAVALFMVSNAFSGLFGSFLINVVDSVTREGGNVSWLSSDINEGHVDYYYWLLGFLSLLNFFYFLVCCRLHRIFSLST, from the exons ATGGAAGGAAAATCGAATCAAGATAAATCGAGCATTGATAAAGAATTACAAACCAAGTTACTTCTTCACAGTGATCATGATGATAAGGGTGGTATGAGAACCATGCCATTCATCATAG TGAATGAAGCATTCGAGAGAGTGGCGAGCGATGGACTGATGCCAAACATGATATTCTATCTGATGGAAGTTTATCACATGGAAGCTGTAACTGGAACAAGCATACTCTCGATCTGGTCAGCACTTTCAAATGGTCTCTCCATTTTTGGAGCTTTCATTGctgattcttacttgggtcggtTTCGGGTCATTGCTCTCGGGTCTCTCTCCACCCTCGTT gggatgatttttctatggctgACATCCATATTCCCACAGTTAAGACCTTCATCTTGCGATGAACTCAACACCATTTGCAACCCTGCAACACCAACCCAACTCGCTTTACTCTTTTCATCTTTTGGTCTACTCTCGATTGGATGTGGTTGCATCAGACCATGCTCCATGGCCTTTGGTGCAGACCAACTCACCAATCATCCAACCCAAAACAACCAAAGGCTCATTGACAGCTACTTTAACTGGTACTATGCTTCTGCAGCAATGTCAATGGTTGTATCTTTTACACTATTGATTTACATTCAAGATGAGTATGGGTGGCAGGTTGGATTTGCAGTTCCTGTGTTGCTCATGGTTTGTTCTGCTCTCATGTTCATGCTTGGATCATCTCTTTATGTGAAAGTTAAAGTTGGTGAGAGCCCGTTTTCAGGTTTCATTCAAGTTCTAGTTGTTGCTTTCAAGAACCGGAAAGTGAATCTTAGTCGTGATGACTGCTATAATCATAGCCATGGAATGGATCGAGTTGAGCTAACAGAGAACTTAAGGTTTCTCAACAAAGCTTGCATTATTAAAGATTCAAACACAGATCCATGGAATCTCTCCACAGTCGAAAAGGTGGAATCCCTCAAATCCCTAATTCGTATAGCACCAATTTGGTCTTCAGGAATTCTACTATTCACCACAAGTTCACAAAGCTACCCAACACTCCAAGCAAAAACAATGAATCGAAACATCATCTCAGGAATTGAAATCCCAGCTGCATCATTCGTCTTATTCCTGGTCTTAACACTCACGATATGGATCGCCTTTTACGATCGTATCTTAGTCCCGATTCTAACCAAACACACACTTCAACCGCGTGGGCTCCACCCGAAAACCCGAATGGGAATTGGGCTAGTAATCTCATTCGTGGCTATGGTGGTGTCCGGAATCGTGGAAACCATAAGGCGCCACATGGCAAGGTCGGGTAATGACATGTCAGCGATGTGGTTGGTCCCACAGTATTCTTTGCTAGGATTAGCCGAGGCTTTTAATGCAATAGGGCAGTTGGAGTTTTATTACTCTGAGCTTCCGAAAAGTATGTCAAGTATTGCAGTGGCGCTCTTCATGGTGAGCAATGCGTTCTCGGGGCTTTTTGGAAGCTTTTTGATCAATGTTGTTGACTCTGTAACACGTGAAGGTGGTAATGTAAGTTGGTTATCGAGTGATATTAATG